One region of Ostrinia nubilalis chromosome 14, ilOstNubi1.1, whole genome shotgun sequence genomic DNA includes:
- the LOC135078063 gene encoding brachyurin-like, with protein MMKLLVVVLAVAAAYGEEIPAASTSAYGYLANSVAHAEKLRASEETYLAQQRIVGGLPANLGQYPYQAGLLIDIIGLEGRNGVCGGSLISANRVITAAHCWFDGQNQAWRLTVVLGSVTLFTGGNRQLTSEIVVHPSWFPLLVRNDVAVIYLPNSVAFSNTISPVALPSGAEIEENFAGSAAIASGFGLTVDGGSISQNQFLSHVTLRVITNSVCRLLFPLVLHDTNICTSGIGGVNGVGTCQGDSGGPLVINRENRPLLIGVTSFGSAFGCQANFPAAYARVTSYIDFFNQNL; from the exons ATGATGAAATTATTGGTTGTTGTTCTGGCAGTCGCCGCCGCATACGGGGAGGAGATCCCTGCGGCTTCGACCAGCGCCTATGGGTACCTGGCCAACTCTGTGGCGCATGCTGAGAAGCTGCGAGCCTCGGAGGAGACCTACCTCGCCCAGCAGAGGATCGTTGGTGGCCTGCCCGCTAACCTTGGACAGTACCCGTACCAG GCTGGTCTCCTGATTGACATCATCGGTTTGGAGGGTAGAAACGGAGTGTGCGGCGGTTCCCTAATCAGCGCGAACCGCGTGATCACCGCTGCGCACTGCTGGTTCGACGGCCAGAACCAGGCCTGGAGGCTCACCGTCGTGCTCGGCTCCGTCACCCTCTTCACCGGCGGCAACAGGCAGCTGACCAGCGAAATCGTCGTCCACCCCAGCTGGTTCCCTCTACTGGTCCGCAATGACGTCGCTGTCATTTACTTGCCCAACAGCGTTGCCTTCTCCA ACACCATCTCCCCCGTGGCCCTGCCGTCTGGCGCCGAGATTGAAGAAAACTTCGCTGGCTCCGCTGCCATCGCTTCTGGATTTGGACTTACTGTtgacg GTGGTTCCATCAGCCAAAACCAGTTCTTGAGCCACGTGACCCTGAGAGTGATCACCAACTCCGTGTGCCGCCTCCTGTTCCCCTTGGTCCTGCACGACACCAACATCTGCACCAGCGGCATCGGAGGCGTCAATGGCGTCGGCACTTGCCAGGGCGACTCCGGCGGCCCTCTCGTCATCAACAGGGAGAACCGGCCTCTCTTG ATCGGTGTGACCTCCTTCGGAAGCGCCTTTGGTTGCCAGGCCAACTTCCCCGCTGCCTACGCCAGAGTCACGTCATACATCGACTTCTTCAACCAGAACCTCTAA
- the LOC135078064 gene encoding brachyurin-like — protein sequence MKFLVVLLAVASLAHGKVVVPDNHTAFGYLKNSIAEAEKIRVREEQYLQQQRIVGGVPAGLGQVPFQAGLLLDVIGFEGRGVCGGSLISANRVISAAHCWADGQNQVWRVEVILGSVTLFTGGNRQFTSVFINHPSWFPLLVRNDVGVIYLPTSVTFSSTIAPVSLPQGAELEETFAGESAIASGFGLTVDGGSISSNQFLSQVRLNVLSNSVCRFGFPLILQDSNICTSGIGGVGTCSGDSGGPLYITRGNRNVLIGVTSFGLALGCQVNFPAAYARVTSFVPFFNEHL from the exons ATGAAGTTCCTGGTCGTCCTTTTGGCAGTGGCCTCCTTGGCCCATGGCAAAGTGGTTGTCCCCGACAACCATACTGCCTTTGGATACCTGAAGAACTCCATCGCCGAGGCTGAGAAGATCCGCGTGAGGGAGGAGCAGTACTTACAGCAACAGAGAATTGTCGGAGGTGTGCCCGCTGGCTTGGGACAAGTCCCCTTCCAG GCTGGTCTGCTCCTCGACGTCATCGGTTTCGAAGGCAGAGGCGTGTGCGGCGGCTCTCTAATCAGTGCGAACCGCGTGATCTCCGCCGCCCACTGCTGGGCTGACGGTCAGAACCAGGTCTGGAGGGTCGAGGTCATCCTCGGCTCGGTGACCCTCTTCACCGGCGGCAACAGGCAATTCACCAGCGTCTTCATCAACCACCCCAGCTGGTTCCCTCTGTTGGTCCGTAATGACGTCGGTGTGATCTACCTGCCTACCAGCGTTACCTTCAGCA GCACCATCGCCCCCGTGTCCCTGCCCCAGGGCGCTGAGCTGGAGGAGACCTTCGCTGGCGAATCCGCCATTGCTTCGGGCTTCGGACTCACCGTTGACG GTGGTTCAATCAGCTCCAACCAGTTCCTGAGCCAAGTCAGACTGAACGTTCTCAGCAACAGCGTGTGCAGATTCGGCTTCCCGCTGATCCTGCAAGACAGCAACATCTGCACCAGCGGCATCGGCGGCGTCGGCACCTGCAGTGGTGACTCTGGCGGCCCTCTCTACATCACCAGGGGCAACAGGAATGTCCTG attggtGTGACCTCCTTCGGTCTTGCCCTGGGCTGCCAGGTGAACTTCCCCGCTGCGTACGCGCGTGTCACCTCCTTCGTGCCGTTCTTCAACGAGCACCTGTAA
- the LOC135078065 gene encoding brachyurin-like, with translation MKFLVVLLAVASLAHGKVVPDNYTAFGYLKNSIAEAEKIRVREEQYLQQQRIVGGVPASLGQVPFQAGMLINIIGFEGRAVCGAVLISADRLVSAAHCWSDGQHQAWRVEIVLGSVTLFTGGNRQFTSVFINHPSWFPLLVRNDIGVIYLPTSVSFSNTIAPVSLPQGAELQEDFAGASAIASGFGLTVDGGSISSNQFLSQVRLNVLSNSVCRFGFPLILQDSNICTSGIGGVGTCSGDSGGPLYITRGNRNVLIGVTSFGIALGCQVNFPAAYARVTYFMPFINQHL, from the exons ATGAAGTTCCTGGTCGTCCTTTTGGCAGTGGCCTCCTTGGCCCATGGCAAAGTTGTCCCCGACAACTATACTGCCTTTGGATACCTGAAGAACTCCATCGCCGAGGCTGAGAAGATCCGCGTGAGGGAGGAGCAGTACTTGCAGCAGCAGAGGATCGTCGGAGGCGTGCCCGCTAGCTTGGGACAAGTCCCCTTCCAG GCTGGTATGCTTATTAACATCATCGGTTTCGAAGGCAGAGCCGTGTGCGGTGCTGTCCTAATCAGCGCGGACCGCTTGGTCTCCGCCGCCCACTGCTGGTCTGACGGTCAGCACCAGGCCTGGAGGGTTGAGATCGTCCTCGGCTCCGTGACCCTCTTCACCGGTGGCAACAGGCAGTTCACCAGCGTCTTCATCAACCACCCCAGCTGGTTCCCTCTGTTAGTCCGTAACGACATCGGTGTGATCTACCTGCCTACCAGCGTTTCGTTCAGCA ACACCATCGCCCCCGTGTCCCTGCCCCAGGGCGCTGAGCTACAGGAGGACTTCGCTGGTGCATCCGCTATTGCTTCAGGCTTCGGGCTCACCGTTGACG GCGGTTCCATCAGCTCCAACCAGTTTCTGAGCCAAGTCAGGTTGAACGTTCTCAGCAACAGCGTGTGCAGATTCGGCTTCCCGCTAATACTGCAAGACAGCAACATCTGCACCAGCGGCATCGGCGGCGTCGGCACCTGCAGTGGTGACTCTGGCGGCCCTCTTTACATTACCAGGGGCAACAGGAATGTCCTG ATTGGTGTGACCTCCTTCGGTATTGCCCTAGGCTGCCAGGTGAACTTCCCTGCTGCGTACGCGCGTGTCACCTACTTCATGCCGTTCATCAACCAGCACCTATGA